In Chrysemys picta bellii isolate R12L10 chromosome 3, ASM1138683v2, whole genome shotgun sequence, a single genomic region encodes these proteins:
- the SUPT3H gene encoding transcription initiation protein SPT3 homolog isoform X3: MGRIPWENNMKGKGVQESWLYFKESLLRLQEQTIPMCRKNSKYGRRPAWLNSEILADLKRKKEAYKKWKIGQMTREEYKNIAQACRSEIRKAKSHLELQLARDVKSNKKGFFRYVSNKKKIKESVGPLLNEGGNLVTEDVEKANVLNDFFASVFTHKVSSQIAALCSTAWGEGDQPSVEKEVVRDYLETLDVHKSMGPDALHPRVLKELAGEIAEPLAIIFENSWRSGEVPDVWKKANVVPIFKKGKEEDPGNYRPVSLTSVPGKIMEQVLKESIMKHLEERKVIRNSQHGFTKGKSCLTNLIAFYDEITGSVDEGKAVDVLFLDFSKAFDTVSHSILAAKLKKYGLDEWTVAG; this comes from the coding sequence atgggcaggatcccctgggagaataacatgaagggcaaaggggtccaggagagctggctgtattttaaagaatccttattgaggttgcaggaacaaaccatcccgatgtgtagaaaaaatagtaaatatggcaggcgaccagcttggctaaacagtgaaatccttgctgatcttaaacgcaaaaaagaagcttacaagaagtggaagattggacaaatgaccagggaggagtataaaaatattgctcaggcatgcaggagtgaaatcaggaaggccaaatcacacttggagttgcagttagcaagagatgttaagagtaacaagaagggtttcttcaggtatgttagcaacaagaagaaaatcaaggaaagtgtgggccccttactgaatgagggaggcaacctagtgaccgaggatgtggaaaaagctaatgtactcaatgatttttttgcctctgtcttcacgcacaaggtcagctctcaGATTGCTGCACTgtgcagtacagcatggggagaaggtgaccagccctctgtggagaaagaagtggttcgggactatttagaaaccctagacgtgcacaagtccatggggccggatgcgctgcatccgagggtgctaaaggagttggcgggtgagattgcagagccattagccattatttttgaaaactcatggcgatcaggggaggtcccagatgtctggaaaaaggctaatgtagtgcccatctttaaaaaagggaaggaggaggatccggggaactacaggccagtcagcctcacctcagtccctggaaaaatcatggagcaggtcctcaaggaatcaattatgaaacatttagaggagaggaaagtgatcaggaacagtcagcatggattcacgaaggggaagtcgtgcctgactaacctaattgccttctatgatgagataactggctctgtggatgaggggaaagcagtggatgtgttattccttgactttagcaaagcttttgatacggtctcccacagtattcttgccgccaagttaaagaagtatgggctggatgaatggactgtagcTGGCTAG